The genomic segment CTGCCGGCGCGGATGCGGTCGACCAGCAGCCCCAGGGCGTAGGCGGGGATGACGGAGGCGGCCGCGGCGAGCAGGCCCGCGGCGAGGGTGATCGCGCTTTCCGTCCTGCGCCGCCCGAGTTCGGCGCCGAGCCAGGCCCGGGTCGCGCGGGTGCCGGCGATCGGCAGGGCCGGGGTCATCGCAGCACCGCCCGGCGGTAGGCCTCGTCGTTCGCGCTCAGGTCGGCGTGCCGGCCTTCGGCGGTGACCGCGCCGCCGTCGATCACGACGACCCGGTCGGCCGCGGCCAGCAGGGCCGGGCTGCTGGTGATGACGACGGTGGCGTACGGGGTCCGGTCGTCGTGCCGCAGCGCCCGGAGGCCGCCCGCGATGGCCTGCTCGGTGACGGCGTCGACCGCGCTTGTCGGGTGGTGCAGCACCAGCAGCGGCGGGCGGGCCAGCAGGGCCCGGGCCAGCGCGATCCGCTGGCGCTGACCGCCGGAGAGGTTGGTGCCGCGTTCGGTCACCGGGCTGCCGGGGTCGCCCACCTGGTCGGCGGCGGCGGCCCGGAGCGCCCGCGGGAGGTGGTCGCCGCCGTCCGCGCGCAGGTCGATGTTGCCGGCCAGGGTGCCGGTGAACAGGTCCGTCCGGTGCGGTTCGACGTGCAGCAGCCGCCGGGCCAGGCCGCGTTCGACGGTTTCCAGCGGCTCACCCGAGAGCAAAAGCGTTCCCTCGTACGCGTCGGGGACGGCCAGGAGCCGCACCAGCGCCTCGGCGTCGGCGGGCCGGTGCGCGACGACACCGACGAACTCCCCCGGCCGTACGTGGAGGTCGAGGCCCCGCAGCGGACCGTGCTCGACGCCCGCCAGCCGCAGGTCGGCGCCGGAGGAAGGGGTGGCGTCGCCGGCCGGCAGCACCAGCGGGGACTGCAGGACCCCCGCCACCCGGTCGGCCGAGGCCCGCGCCGTGGCGTACCAGCTCGGCACGATGGCCAGCGTGCCGAACGGCTCGATGAGGAACTGGGCCGAGCCGATGACGGTGATGAACTGCCCGATCGTGATTCGGCCGGTCAGCGCGAACCACCCGGCCACGATGGCGATCCCGCCCGCCAGCAGCGTGCTCAGCGTCGTCGAGGCGCCCTGGTACGCGTTCTGGGTGCGCGACGAGCGCAGGGTGGCCGCCAGCGACCGCCGGCTGACCACCCGGTAGCGTTCGGCCGCCGCGTCCTGGGCCCCGATGCCGCGCAAGGGACGCAGCCCGGTGACCAGGTCGGTGGCCAGCGAGGTGGCCTTGCCCGCCTGTTCCTGCTGGTCGGCGACGCGCCGGGCGACCAGCGGGGCGGTCCGGTGCAGGACGCCCAGCACGACCGGCGTGGCGACCAGCACGATCAGCCCGAGCGGCCACGAGATGACCAGCAGTGTGACCGCGCTGACCGCCACCGCGACGAGCGCGCTGGTCACGCGCGGGATGTGGTCGAGGACGTACGAGGTGTACTCGGCGTCGGTGGTGGAGACGGTGAGCAGGTCACCGGGCCGCCGGTCGGTTCGCAGCCCGCGCGGGTGCAGGATCTTCGCGGCCACCTCGACCCGCAGCAGGTGCCCTTCCCGGGCGATCGCCCGCTGCAGGTTCCGCGCGCCGAAGCGGTAGGTCACCGTCAGCACCAGGTACGTCGCGGCCAGCACCCCGGTCCAGAGCAGCAGCGCGGCCACGTCCCCGGTGTCGACGGCCCGGTCGACGATCACGCCGATGAGCACCGGCACGAGGGCCGCGCAGAGCTGGTAGACGCCGGCCAGCACGGTCCCGGCCCAGAGCCGCCGGCCGTTGCGGGCGACCGCCCGGCGCAGGATCGCGGTACCGGGCTTTCTCGTGCGGGACACCGCGGGACTCCTCACCCAAAGATCAAGTAAGGGCAGCCTAATAGGCTACGTCCCGCCACGCCCGCGCCGGTGACGCCCGCCACCTACCAGCTCGCGAACTCCCGGGGCGAGAACTTGCCCTCTTCGAGCCGGTGCTCGATCTCCTCCAGGCTGCGGCCGGTCAGCTCGGGCATCTTCCGGTACAGGAAGACGAACGCGATGATGTTGAAGGCCGCGTACATCCAGAACGTCTGGCCCGTGCCGATGGCCTTCATGGTGCTCAGCAGCGTCAGGGTGATGAGCACGTTGGTTCCCCACAACGACGCCGACTGCGCCGCGGCGCCCGCCGCCCGGGTGGCCAGCGGGTAGATCTCGGAACCGGTCAGCCAGCCCATCAGCTGGATCCCGCCGGCGGTGAAGGCCATGAAGGCGATCAGGGTGGCGACGATCCACGGGATCATCGACTTGCCGTCGTGGCCGGTGACGAAGAACGAGCCGAGCACGATGAGCGCGACCGCGGCGCACGGCAACGTCAGCAGGGTGAGCCGGCGGCGCCCGACCCGGTCGATGATCGACAGGCCGATGAGCTGCGCGATCAGGTAGGTCAGGCCGAGCGCGACGGAGACCCGCAGCGCGGTGGAGTCGGAGAAGCCGTTGTCGGTCAGGATGGTGGGCGTGTAGTAGACGATCATCTCGATGCCGGACAACTGCGTGAAGACCGCGAGCCCGCAGCCGACCACGAGCGCCGGCCGCACCCAGGCCGCCTTGAGCCCGGCCCAGCCGCGGGTGCCCGCACGCTTCTCGGCCTGCGCGTTGTCCTCGATCTCGCGCATCTCGCCGGACAGGTCGCTGCCGTGCGGACGCACCCGCTCCAGGGCCTGCCGGGCCCGGTCGAGGTGACCCTCCCGGGCGAGCCAGCGCGGGCTCTCCGGCAGTCTGAGCATCAGGGCGAACATGATCGCGGCGGGCACGGCGGCCATGCCGATCGCCACCCGCCAGTCGATGATCTCGGCGGCGCCCACGACTGTCGCGATGACGATGCCGACCCCGATCGCGATCTGGAAGAAGAGCACCAGGCGCCCGCGGTAGGCGGTCGGCGCGAGCTCGGCCACGTACACCGGGGCGGTCTGCGTCGCCCCGCCGACCGCGAAGCCCAGCACGAGGCGGCTGAGCGACAGCGTGATCGGATCGGGCGAGAGCGAGGCCGCCAGCGACCCGACGACGAAGACGATGCCGATGAGCAGCAGGGTGCCGTGCCGGCCGCGTCGTTCGGCCAGCCGGCTGCAGGTGAGGGCGCCGATGACCGCGCCCACGAGGATCGAGGCGGCGATCACCTGTTCCCATCCGTGACCGATGTCGAAGTCCTCGCCGATCTGCAGCAGGGCGCCGGAGATGATGCCGGTGTCGTACCCGTACAGCAGGCCCGAGACGGCCGAGACGAGGGCGACCGCGACCACCGAGCCGGTGAGCCGATCGCTGCCGGCCGCCTGGCGCGTCCCCGCGTCGCCGTGACTTGTTCTACCCACCATGGACAGGCGGGTACCCCAATGATCGACGCCTATGCGCCGGTTCAGCGGCCGCCGGTCTCCTCGCGCAGCCGTTCGGCCTCCTGCCGGGCCGATGCCGCCTCGGCTGGGCGGTCCCGGCGCCGGTAAATCGCCGACAGCACGGTCAGGGCGCGGGCCAGCAGCACCCGGTAACCGCCCGCGCGGGCCCGTTCCACCGCCTGTTCGGCGGCCGCGGTGGCCGGGGCCAGATCGCCCCGGGACAGGTGGGCGGCGGCCAGGCCCGTCGTGGCGTCGATCTCAACGTAGACGTCGGAGGCCTGCGCGGCCAGCCGCACCGCCGCCTCGTACTGGGTGATCGCGTCCCGGGTGCGGCCCAGCGCCAGGTAGGCCGGGGCCAGCGCGTTGCGGGCCTGGCCCTCGCCGCCGGCGTCGCCCGCCGCCGAGCTCACCTCGGCCGCCTGTTCGGCGTGCCGCCGGGACTGCTGCGGGTCGCTCGTGGCGGTGGCCAGGGACACCCGGGCCACGGTCTCCAGCAACGGTTCGTCGAGCTCGCGGGCCAGGCGCAGCGCCTCGGTGGCCTCGGCCACGGCCTCGTCGGTGGCGCCCTGCTGGCTCAGCACGAGCGCCAGGTTGCCGCGGGTCAGGGCCACCGCCGTACGGGCGCCGCTCTGCTCGGCCAGGGCGAGGGCCCGCCGCAGGTAGTCGTGGGCCGCGGCGAGCCGGCCCAGGGTGAAGTGGGCACCGGCCAGCATGTTGAACGCGTCCCCGGCGGGCGCGCCACCGGTGCGGCGGGTGACGTCGAGGCTGCGTTCGATGTGCTCGACGGCCTTCTCGAACTCGCCCCGCAGGAAGGCCAGCGACCCGATCGCGCTCTCGGCCACGGCTTCGGCCTCGGGCCAGCCCGCCTCCCGGCTCAGGCGCAACGTCTGCTCGTACTGGATCTGGGCGGCGGGCGCGTCGTGCCGGCGCTGGTAGTAGTTGCCGAGGCTGAGCGCCGCCATCGTCCGGCCCGGCAGGTCGTCGGCGGCCGCCGCGGCGGTGGCCACCGCGTGCCACTGCTCGCCGAAGCCGCGGCCCCAGAACCAGCCGCGCAGCAGGTCGGCCAGGGGTCCGGCGCCGGGTTGCAGGGCCACCGCGACCAGGTTGGCCAGCTCGGCGTTGAGCCACGCCACGGCCTCGGCCACCGGGGCCGGCTCGGCGTCTCGGGGCTGGTCCGCCGGGTAGGGCAGGCGGATCATCTGCGGCCACATCGCGCGGGCCGCGCTGTCGCACCGGCGCAGGTAGTACGCGTACAGCCCGGCGCCGGCCCGCTCGGCCTCGGCGGCGCCGGCCCGTCCCCGGGCGTATTCGCGCAGCAGGTCGTGCGGCGCGTACCGGTCGGCGCCGCGCGGCTCGACCAGGTGGGCGCGGGCCAGGCGCCGCAGCCGGTCCCGGGCCTCCCCGACCGGGCAGCCGGTGGCGGCCGCGACCGACTCCGGGGTGAAGTCGTGGCTGGGCAGCACGCCCAGGACCCGGAACGTGCGCTGCTCCGCCTCGGCCAGGCTCTCGTACGACAGGTCGAAGGTGGCCGCCACCCGCAGGTCGCGCTCGCCGTCCACGGCCAGCGCCGCGAACCGGTCGAGCCGCAGCTCGGACAGGTGGCTCGCGATGTCGCGGTGCGCGTCCTCGGCGAGGTTGGCGGCGGCGATGCACACCGCGAGCGGCAGCCCGTCGCACGCCTCGACCAGACCGGCCGCGGCGGCGGGCTGCTCGGCGACCCGGGTGTCGTCGAGGAACCGGCCCAGCAGATGCACGGCGTCCGCGGCAGGCAGCGGCGGCACCGTCATCGAGCGCGCCCCGTGCCCGGCGACCAGGCCGGTCAGCCGGTTGCGGCTGGTCACCACGGCCACCGCGGACGGGCTGCCGGGCAGCAGATCGCGCACCTGTTCGGCGGAGCGCGCGTTGTCCAGCACGACCAGGATGCGCCGCCCCGCGACCATCGAGCGGTAGAGCTTGACCGCGTCCTCGTGGCGGGCCGGCACCGCGCGGGCCTCGACGCCGAGCGAGATCAGCAGGTGCCCGACCGCCTCGGCCGCGGGCATCGGCCGCTGCCGGTGAAAGCCGTGCAGGTCGATGAAGAGCGCCCCGTCGGGGAAGCTCGCCGCGGCGTCGTGCGCCCACTGCACCACCAGCGCGGTCTTGCCGACGCCGGGCGGGCCGACCACGGCGACGACGGGCAGCGCGGGCCGCTCGACCGCGGACACCAGCTCGTCCAGGCGTTTGAGCTCGGCCGACCGGCCGGTGAAGTAGGCCGCCGCGGGCGGCAGCTCGGCCGGCGGGCGGGCCGGGTCGGCGGGCTGGTCGCGCAGGATCGCGTGCTGCAGGTCGGTGAGCTCGGCGCCGGGTTCGATGCCGAGGCCGGTCACCAGCTTCTCGCGCAGATCGCGGAAGACCTTGAGCGCGTCGGCCTTGCGCCCGGACCCGCTCAGCGCCCGCATGAGCTGGCCGTGCAGGCGTTCCCGGTACGGGTTCTCGCTGGTCAGGACGGTCAGCTCGACCACGGTGGCGGCCCCGTCACCCAGCTCGAGCTCGATGTCGAAACGGCGCTCCAGCGCGGCCAGCCGCCGCTCGGAGAGACGCAACACGTACGTGGCCAGGGCGGGCTCGTCGGCCAGCGCGCCGAACGGCCGGCCCCTCCAGCGAGCCGACGCCGTACGGAAAAGGTCTCTGGCCACGGCGAGGTCACCCCGCGCGGCGGCCTCCTCGGCGGCGGCGATCCCGGCCTCGAACTCCCCCGCGTCCACCGTCGACGGCTCGGCCACCAGGCGGTACGTGACTCCCTGGCGGAGCACGGCGTCGCGCCCGAGGATGCGGCGCAGCTGATGCACGTAGTTGCGCAGATTCTCCACTGCGGACGCCGGTGGATGCTCACCCCAGACGGCGTCGACCAGTTCGGGCACCGGGACGGGTTCGTTGAGGCGGCTCAGCAGCACGGCCAGCAGCAGCCGGGGTTTGCCCGGCGGCACGAGCACCTGTCCGCCGTCCTCGACCTCGAAACCGCCGAGGATCCTGAACCTCAAAACCGTCCCCTGTCGCCGCAGTCGTTCCCCGCAAAGATAAAAACGTATGTCGATGCCATCGCCGTGACACTCCCCGAGGCGCCCGCACAGCGATAAAGATCACTCCTCTCCGCCCGCGCATCGGCCGTCCATCCCGTTGTGCCCGGCCGTTCCGTCGAGGGGCGATCGGATCAATCGACAAGCACCACTGCCGATAGCCTTCGCCGGTCCCCCACCCCGGAAGGTCCCCCTCGTCGTGCGCGCGTTGTTCGTGGTTGCCGTGGCCGTAGTGGCCGGCTTCGTCCTCAGTCCGATGCTCAAGGCGGACGCCGACTGCACCCCGGCCACCCCGGTCGCGGCGGCGGCGCCGAAGGGGTGGAACAAGGAACAGGTGGCCAACGCCCGCCTGATCGTCACGGTCGGCCAGGACCGCCGGGTGCCCGGCGCGGCGCAGGTGATCGCCGTGGCCACGGCCATTCAGGAGTCGCGCCTGCGCAACCTCCCCGGCGGTGACCGCGACTCGATCGGCCTCTTCCAGCAGCGGCCCAGCCAGGGGTGGGGCACGCCGAAGCAACTGTCCGACCCCGCCTATCAGACGAACAAGTTCTACGACAAGCTGCTGCGGGTCGACGGCTGGCAGAAGATGCGGGTCACCGAGGCCGCCCAGGCCGTGCAGATCTCGGCCTTCCCGGAGGCGTATCAGAAGCACGTCCCGGCGGCCACCCGCCTGGTCGGCACGCTCAGTGATCAGGCGCCCTGCAGCAAGGCGACGTAAGCTCCCGGTTTCGTGCCACCCGGTCCGGCTTTATCTGGGCCTTATCGCCGTCTGAGCATCGTTTTTCGGGTGAAGTCTTACGAGGGAACACCGCAACTGTCGGTAGTAGTGCCGGTCTTCAACGAGGAAGACGTGCTGCCGCTGTTCGCCGGGCGGATGCGGCCCGTGCTCGACGGCCTCGACGTGTCGTACGAGGTGCTCACCGTCGACGACGGCAGCCGCGACGCCACCCCGGCGGTGCTCGCACGGATGCGCCAGACCTGGCCGCAGCTGCGGGTCGTCCGGCTGCGGCGCAACGCCGGCCACCAGAACGCGCTCACCGCCGGGCTGCACCGGGCCCGCGGCCGTTACGTGGTCAGCATCGACGTCGACCTGCAGGACCCGCCCGAGGTCATCGCGGACATGCTGGCGCTGGCCGAGCGCGAGCAGCTCGACGTGGTGCACGGCGTGCGCACCGACCGGAGCACCGACAGCCCGTTCAAGCGCTGGACGGCCGGGTGGTACTACCGGCTCATCCGGCGGGTGGTCGGGGCCGAGGTGCCGCACAACGCCGGCGATTTCCGCCTGCTCAGCCGCACCGCCGTGGACGCCCTGACCGAGCTGCCGGAGCAGTTGCCGGTCTATCGCCTGCTGGTGCCGTGGCTGGGCCTGCCCGGCGGCGAGGTGCCGTACGCCCGGGCCCCGCGCGCGGCCGGCCGCTCCAAGTATCCGCTGGCCAAGATGGTGCGGCTGGCCCTGGACAGCATCACCGGTTTCTCGGCGGCCCCGCTGCGGGTCGCGACCTGGCTGGGCTGCGCGGGCATCGTCCTGTGCTTCGCGATGGCCGCGGCCGTGCTCGGCGCCTACCTGTGGGGCAGCGTGGTGCCCGGCTGGACGTCGATGTTCGTGGCGCTGGTCTTCCTGGGCGCGCTGCAGCTGCTCTGCCTGGGCCTGCTCGGCGAGTACGTGGCCCGCATCTTCACCTCGGTCCAGGGCCGTCCCGCGTACGTGGTCACGTACGACTCCGCGGTGACCGGCACCCGGCGCCCGGCCGGAGTGTCGTCGTGACCGCGACAGCCTTCGCCGAGCCGGATCTGGACCTCCGGGTCGAGGCCGGGGTTCACCGTCCGTGGCGGTCGGCCTGGCTCGCGGCCGCGGCGGTGTGGTCGGCCACCGCTGTCTTCCATCTGCTGGTCGGTGCGTTCGCGTGGCTGACCTACCAGGGCACCGGGCCCGCCCCCGGCCTGTGGTCGGCGTTCCTCGGGTGGAACAACTGGGACGCCCAGCACTACGTGCGGATCGCCGAGAGCGGCTACGCCGGCCTCACCGCCGGCTACCCGGCCTTCTTCCCGCTGTACCCGCTGCTCATCCACGTGTTCGACCCGGTGCTGCCGGGCGGCGGGATGGTCAGTGCCCTCGTGGTGGCCAACGCGGCCGCGTTCGGCGCCCTGGCCGTGCTTTACCGGCTGGCCGACCACGAGTTCGGGCCGCGGGTGGCCCAGCGCGCGGCCTGGTACCTGGCCGTCTTCCCGATGGGGTTCTTCCTGTTCATCGGCTACAACGAGTCGCTCTTCCTGCTGCTGATGGTGGGCGCGCTCTACGCCGCGCGGCGCGGGCACTGGTGGGTGGCGGGCACGCTGGGCGCGTTCTCGTCGGCCACCCGGCTGTTCGGCCTGCTGCTGATCCTGCCGCTGGCCGTCGAATACGTGCGCCAGGCCGGCTGGCGACCCCGCCGGGACGTGGCGGCGCTGGCCCTGGTGCCGCTGGGAGTGCTGGCATACAGCCTTTACTGCCTGATCGAGCTGGGCAACCCGCTGCAGTTCAGCATCGCCCAGGACGAGTGGGGCCGGCGGTACACGGTTCCCGGCGGGGCGTGGCTGACCTCGCTGACGCAGATCTTCGGGCACGGGCCGCTGCACAAGGACACCCTTGGAGCGCTCCTGGACGCGAGCACGATCCTGATCGCGGTGGTGCTGCTGATCCTGTGCGTGAAGGGCCCGTTCACCTTCCGGCGGGACCAGCGCTACCTGGTCGTGCAGGGCGCGATCACCCTTGTCATGCTGATGTCGACCGAGGTCGGCGGGCGGGCGATGCAGTCGGCGGCGCGCTACGCGATGGAGGCGGTGGCGATCTTCCTGGTGCTGGCCCGGATGGGCGCCAACCGGACCCTCGACCGTACGGTCCTGGTCGTCGGGACCGCCCTGCACGCGGCGCTGCTGGTGGTCTTCATGGCCGGCACGTTCCTCGTCGCGTGAAAACCGCGTCTTTATCGCCGCCTTATCCCGATCATGGCAGCATGGCCCGCGTGCGAGTTCTGGTGGCGGACGACGAGCGGCTGCTGGCCGACACGGTCGCCGTCGGTCTGCGGCGGGCGACCATGGCGGTCGACGTGGCCTACACCGGCGGCCAGGCACTCGAGAAGATCCAGGTCAATCGGTACGACGTGGCGGTGCTGGACCGGGACATGCCCGACGGCACCGGCGACGACGTGTGCCGCTGGATCGCCGAGCACCGCCTCGCGACCCGGGTGCTGCTGCTCACCGCGGCCTGCGGCGTCTACGACCGGGTGGAGGGTCTCGGGCTGGGCGCCGACGACTACCTGACCAAGCCGTTCGCCTTCGCCGAGCTGGTGGCCCGGGTGCAGGCGCTGGCCCGCCGGACGGCCCCGGCCCTGCCGCCGGTGCTCGAGCGCGAAGGGGTCGTGCTCGACGTGGCGACCCGTACGGCGAGCCGGGACGGGCGGTCACTGGACCTCACCAACAAGGAGTTCGGCGTCCTGCACGCGCTGATGCGCGCCCAGGGGCAGGCGGTGACCACCGAGGACCTGCTGGAACAGGTCTGGGACGAGCACACCGACCCGTTCAGCAACGTCGTGCGGGTGACCGTGTCCACGCTGCGCCGCAAACTGGGCGAACCGCAGGTCGTGCAGACCGTGCCGCGGGCCGGATACCGCCTCGGGCTGCCCTGATGGGGCTGCGGGCCCGCCTGGTCGTGGCCACGGCGGTCACGGTCACGTGGGTCTTCGTCGCCCAGTTCCTCTGGTACAAGCTGCCGCTGCTGCCGACCTGGTATCCCTGCTACGAGGACATCGACGGCATGGAGTGCCGGATCAGCCGCAAGATCCCGATCGACAACGTCGTGCAGTGGGGCATCGTGCTCGGGGTGACTCTCCTGCTCGTGCCGTTGCTGATCTGGTGGGTGCTGGTGCCCGTACGCCGGATGCTGCCGCTCATCGAGCAGATCGGCCCGCAGAACCTCGGCCACCGGATCCGCCCCGGACGCGGCCGCGACGAGCTCAAACGGCTGGGCCGGGCGCTCGACACGATGATGAACGGCATCGCCGCGGGCTACGAGGGGCAACGTACGTTCGCGGCCAACGCCTCGCACGAACTGCGCACCCCGCTCGCCCTGCAGCGCACGCTGATCGAGGTGGGCATGGCCGAGCCGCTCACTCCGGAACAGTCGGCCCTGCTGGCCAGCCAGTTGCTGGAGACCAACGCCCGCAACGAGCGCCTCATCGAGGGCCTGCTGGTGCTCAGCCAGGCCGACCAAGGGCTGGCCACGCGCACCCCGCAAGCCCTGGACCGCATCGCTGCCGCCGTCACGGAAGCGCACGCGGGGGCGGCCGCTGACGCCGACGTCAAGATCAAGACCGAGCTGACCCCGTACGGGATCGAAGGCGACGGGGTGCTGCTGGAACGCCTGCTCCGCAACCTGGTCCACAACGCGATCAAATACAACCGGCCGGGCGGCACGGTGACCGTGACCGTCGGCGCCGCCCTGGTCGTGGCGAACACCGGCCCGGTGGTGCCGGCCGAGGAGGTGGGCCGGCTGTTCGAGCCGTTCACCCGGCTGGCCACCGACCGGATCGACCACAGCGGCGGCAGCGGGCTCGGCCTGGCCATCGCCCGCTCGATCGTGCAGGCCCACGGCGGCACGATCACCGCGACCCCGGCCGAGGGCGGCGGCCTGCGCGTCGTCGTCCACCTGCCCCGCGCCGCCTGACCCCACCCCTGCTGACGCCCTGCGCCACGCCGGCCTGCCCGGCCAAACCCGTGGCGGCCTGCGGCTCGCCGTCCGGCTCCGGCCCACCCCGGCCGACCCCATGGCTGCCTGCGTCCCGCCGGCCCGCCCGGCCTACCCCATGGCGGCCAGGAAGTCGGAGTAGAACAGGCCCAGGCCGACGGCCACGCAGATGCCGGCCACGATCCAGAACCGGACCACGATGTTGACCTCGCTCCACCCGGCCAGCTCGAAGTGGTGATGCAGCGGCACCATCCGGAACACACGCCGCCCGGTGGTGCGGAACGACACGATCTGGATCACCCAGGTCACCGTGATCAGCACGAACAGCCCGCCGATCAGGATCGCCAGCAGCGTGGTGCGGGTGGCCACCGCGAGCCCGCCGATCAGGCCGCCCAGCGCCAGCGAACCCACGTCACCCATGAAGATCCGCGCCGGCGACGTGTTCCACCACAGGAAGCCCAGGCAGGCGGCGGCCGCCGCGGCCGCGATCATGGCGATCTCCAGCGGGTCGCGGACCTGATAGCAGTAGATGTCCGCGCGGGCGTACCCGTCGTCGGCGCACCAGTGCCGGTACTGCCAGAAACCGATCAGCGCGTACGCCCCCAGCACCAGCACCGACGCGCCGGTGGCCAGCCCGTCGAGGCCGTCGGTGAGGTTCACCCCGTTCGACATCGCCGTGATGACGAAGACGAACATCATCACCGAGCCCACCTTGCCGACGTCGAGCCAGCTGATGTCGCGGATCAGCGAGATGTTCTCGCTGGCCACGGTCTGGCCGTTCGTGCTGGCCATGTAGAGCGCGGCCACCCCGAACCCGCCGCCGACGATCGCCTGGCCGAGCAGCTTGCCCTTGGCCGACAGCCCGTCGGAGTTGCGCCGGCGCACCTTGAGGAAGTCGTCCAGGAAGCCGACCACACCGCAGAAGACGAACAGCCCGAGCAGCACGAGGGCCGTCATGGTCGGCCCCTCCTGCGCGATCTGCCGTTCGGGCAGGGTGGTCAGCGCGATGTGCCCGGCCACGTACGCGATCACCGTGGCCAGGATGAACGCGACGCCACCCATCGTGGGGGTGCCCGTCTTGGTCAGGTGGGTGGCCGGCCCGATCGACCGGATGGGCTGGCCCGCCTTGAGCGCGGTGAAGACGCGGATCGCTATCGGCGTGGTGAACAGGGAGACGATGAACGCGACCGCGGCCGCGACGATGACCGCCCTCACGAGCGACGGTCCGGTGCGAAATCCTCGGTCACGGGACATGAGCTTGCCATCCGGCGGCGAGCGGCCCGCCCGCGGGCTCAGATCTCGCCCGCGGGCTCAGACGAAGAACGCGTTGATCGCCTGGACGAGCGCCTCGACGACGGTGCCGAAGCGGCCGCGCCGGTTGTGCAGACCACGGTGGCGACGCATGTCAGCGGGCCGGACGGGACGTTCGAGCTCGATGTCGGAAGTCATGCCCGTCAACCTATGAGCGGACCGCCCCCGCCCGCGTGAGCCGCCGTACTCAATAGTGCCTGGGTGTGCCGTCGGCGTCGTACGCTCGCAGGTCGGTCAGAACGGCTGGGCGCTGCCCCTGGGTGAAGTCGAACCAGAAGATCTGGGCCTTGTCCGGGGGCTCGAAACCGCTCCACGGGACCCGCTTCGCCTCGACCGTACGGCCGGTGGACTCGTCACGGGCGGTGATCCTGGTGGCGTCGCCGACGTAGTAGCCGAAAGTCGGGGTCGTACGGCCGTTGACCAAGCGTCCGGCCTGCACGGCGTGGAAGCCCGGCGCCATCCGACCGGCGCCCTGGTCGCGGCCCACGACCTCGGCGGTGAAGTCGTCGATGGTGCCCGTCTTGGTGCGCCCCAGAATCAACGTGAGTGTTTCGTCCAGATTATTCGGGTCGGCCGTCTCGACGTACAGGATCCAGCGCCGGCCCTCGGCCTGCCGGCCCGTCTCGACAACGGTGCCCAGCACACCCGGAGCCGAGGAGTTGAGGGCGGACGGCACCGGTATCGACGGGCCGGCCACCGGGATCGAGCCGCCCAGACCGGCCATCTGGTGGCCACCGATCAGCAGGGCCGCCACCGTCAGCGCGGACGCGCCACCGACGACGACCCGGCGCCGGCGCCGCAGGCGGCCCCCGGCGGTCATCACCTGCTGCAGATCCACGGGCACGGGCTCGAAGCCGGGCGGCGAATGCATGGCGTCCTTCAGTTCTTCCAGCTGCGTCACAGTCCTACCCCTGCTTCCGTCTCGGTACGTAGCGGCGGCACCAGGCCGGCCGTGATGCGCAGCTTCGCCAGGGCACGCGAATTGAGGCTCTTCACCGTGCCCGCGGACAGGCCCAGTTCGCGGGCCACCTCGGCCTCGCTGGCGTCGAAGAAATGCCGCAGCACGATCACCGCCCGTTCCCGCGGCGACAACCCCTGCAACACACCGATCAGCCAGCGCCGTTTCGACACGACATCGGCAACGTCCTGCGTGGCCGGCTGCTCCGGCATGACCTCGGTCGCGTACTCCCGCATCGGCCGGCGCCACTGGTCGGTCACCAGGTTGGTGAGCACCGTACGGGCGTACGCGTAAGGGTCTTTGCGGCGAACCCGCCCCCAGGCGGCGTAAACCCGGACGAGGGTGGCCTGCGCCGCCTCCTCGGCCTGATGCCGGTCACCGGTGAGCAGATACGCCGCCCTTTGCAGCCGCGCGGAACTCGCCTGCGCGA from the Paractinoplanes abujensis genome contains:
- a CDS encoding SigE family RNA polymerase sigma factor, whose amino-acid sequence is MARGDDDFIAFAQASSARLQRAAYLLTGDRHQAEEAAQATLVRVYAAWGRVRRKDPYAYARTVLTNLVTDQWRRPMREYATEVMPEQPATQDVADVVSKRRWLIGVLQGLSPRERAVIVLRHFFDASEAEVARELGLSAGTVKSLNSRALAKLRITAGLVPPLRTETEAGVGL